Sequence from the Nocardioides exalbidus genome:
GCGGCGACTGACCGAACCGTCGATGCAACCGGCCGACCTCCCGCTCCTTGACGCCATCGTGCTGGTCCACCTCCACGGCGACCACTTCGATCGAGTCGCTCGAGCGGGCCTGGGACGCGACCAGCCCGTGTTCACCACCCCGAACGCAGCGCGACGGCTGCGGACGTGGAACTTTGCCGCGCACGGGCTGCAGACCATGCAACAGGAGACGCTCACTCGGGGTGACGAGACGTTGACCATCGAGGCACTGCCCGGACTGCACGCGCGCGGAGTCATGGGTGCCCTTCTCCCGCCCGTCATGGGCAGCCTGCTGACACGTCGTCGCGACGGTGTTCAGCGCACCGTCTACCTCAGTGGCGACACGCTGACCGGGAGCCACATCAGCGACATCCACGCGCGGCATCGCGAGATCGACGTGACCGTGATGCACCTGGGAGGCACCCGGGTCCTCTCCACACCGTGACGATGGACGATGTCCAGGGCGTCGACTTCCTCCGCCGGCTCCTCGTGCAGGTGGTCACCGACCAGGTCGATCAGCCCGGCGACCCGCAGCGTCTGACCGGCGTGGTGGACGTACAGCACCAGGGCGACGATGCTGACCAGCATCAACAGGTAGGCGATCAGCATCGTCGGCCCGGGCATGTAGCCGTCGCCGCCGGCGGCCACGTCGTCGATCTGCGGGGTCGCGAGCGATGCGTAGACGAGGGTGGCCGCGAACAGGCCGTGGGTGGGCTGGCTCCAACGGTCTCGAAGCAACGCTCCCACGATCCGAGGTGAGAACTGTGCCATCGCCAGTTGCACGGCCACTGTTATCGCCGTCAGGACGAGGGTGATCAGCGTGACCAGCGACGTGACGATCGTGCTCAGCACCGCCTCGACCCATCGGCAGCCGGTCCACGAACCGGTTCATCAGGTCATCGTCCTCGCCCATCCCCGACGTCATCTCCGTCTCGGTGAAGGTGGGCGCGACGGCGTTGACCCGGACGCCGTCGCCGGCGTGGTCCAGCGCCATGGCCCGGGTCAGGTTGGCCAGACCGCCCTTGGCGGCGTTGTACGCAGCGCCTCCCCAGTCACCCCCGATCCCGGACACCGAGCAGACGTTGACGATGTTGCCCCCACCTTGCGCCAGATGGGGCAGGGCCGCGCGCGAGGCGACGAACGCCCCGCTGAGGACCGTCGCCATCATCCGGTCCCAGTCGTCGTCACCGACCTCGTCGACGGACCCCGACGGCCCAATCCCGGCGTTGTTGACCAGGACGTCGAGCCGCCCGTGCTCGGCAGCGACCTCGTCGACGGCAGCGGTGACGGCCGCGCGATCGGTCACGTCGAGACCGCGCGGAACGACGGTGCCGTCAACGGAAGCAGCCACCTCCTCGAGCTTCTCGACCCGGCGGCCGGCGATCACGACGGTCGCGCCCTCCATGGCGAGGAGCCGTGCGGTGGCCGCGCCGATGCCGGAACCGCCTCCCGTGACGATGGCGACCCGGTTGGTGAACCTGCTCATGTGTCTCTCCTTGTGCGACTCAGCCGCGTCGGTGACGTGTGCGGCAGGACGGGGTGGTGGCGATGGGTCATGTCCGGCTACTCCGGGCTGACGATGAACTCCTTGGTCTTGGCGATCGCGAAGCCCCACCCCTGCGCCAGCGTCGGCTTGCCGGGCACGGCGACCTCGTCCGGGTTCGTGAGCACGTCGAGCAGCACCGGTCCCGGGTGCGCGAGAGCCTCGCGCACGGCGTCGTCGACGTCTGCGGGATCGGTGACACGCACGCCGTGCAGGCCGAGAGCGCGGGCCACCTGGGCGAGATCGGGGTTGTGGAGGACGGTCCCGAACTCGGCCAGTCCGACCTGCTCCATCTCGAGCTTGACCATGCCGAGACGGCCGTTGTCGAAGACGATGATCTTCACGGGAAGGTCGTGGGTGACGGCGGTGATGAGGTCTCCGAGGAGCATCGTCAGGCCGCCGTCGCCGGAGAACGAGATCACCTGCCTGCGGCGGTCGAGCGACTGCACGCCCAACGCCTGCGGCATCGCGTTGGCCATCGAGCCGAGGTTGTAGGACCCGAGGAGGCGCCGCCCACCTGTCATCCGGACGAACCTCGAGAGCCACACGGTCGACATCCCGGTGTCGGTGGTGAAGACAGCGTCATCGGCGGCATGCCGCTCGACGGCCGCCGCGAGCTGCTCGGGACGCACGCGGCCCTCGGGGTTGTCGACCTTTCCCCGCAGCCGGCCGAGAAGCTTCTTGTCGTGGCTGGGGTCGGCCAGCCTCGCCTGCGCCTTCCCCCACTCCTCGTAGACCGTGCGAGCAGCGTCGAGGTGCTTGGTGCTCTCCTTCTCGGCCACCAGCGGCAGCAGTGCCTGGAGCGTGAGAGCGCTGTCGCCGACGAGAGCATGGTCGACCGGCGTGCGTCGTCCGACGTGCGTGCTCCGCACGTCGAGCTGGATGACGACCTTCCCCTGAGGCAGGAACTCGCGGTAGGGGAAGTCGGTGCCGATCATGAACAGGGCGTCGCACGCGGCGAACGCCTCCGCCGTGGCGGGATTGCCGATCAACCCGGACTGCCCGACCTCGTAGGGGTTGGCGTCCTCGAAGCCGTCCTTGGCCTTCAGCGACAGCACCATGGGCGCGTGCAGCCGCTCGGCGAGGGCGAGCACCTCGCTGCGGGCGTGGCGTGCGCCCTGCCCCACCAGCAGGGTGACCCGATCGGCCTGGTCCAGGGCACGCGCCGCCTCCCCGACGAGGTCCGGGTCGGCCGCAGCGGGAGGAGCTGGCCGCACGAATCGCGGCACCGCGGTCGACGACGGGAGGTCGAGCCCGCCCACGTCCCCGGGGATCGACAGGACCGCCACGCCACGCTCCGACAGTGCGGTATTGACCGCCTCCTCGAGCAGGTGCGGCATCTGGGCGACGTCGGTCAGCGTGCGGCACCACACCGACACGTCGGCGAACAGCGCATCGTTGTCGACCTCCTGGAAGAAGTCCGTGCCGATGTCCTCGCGCGGCACCTGCCCGACGATCGCGAGGACGGGCGCGTGCGACTTCTTCGCGTCGTAGAGGCCGTTGAGCAGGTGAATGGCACCGGGTCCGACCGTGCCCATGCACACCGCGAGCTCGTCCGTGAGCTGGGCCTGCGCACTCGCGGCGAAGGCGGCGGCCTCCTCGTGCCGGACGCCCACCCACTCGATGCGGTCCTCACGCCGGATCGCATCGGTCACCGGGTTCAGGGCGTCGCCGACGACACCCCACACGCTCGACACCCCCTCTTCGGCCAGGGCCTCGATGATCAGCTCGGCGACGGTCGTCATGCACTCACTCTCCTGTGGTTGGTCGGTCTCAGGGGACGAAGCGGTCCGGATCCGCAGCGCTCCAGTCGCGCGCCCAGGTGGGCGGGGGGTCCGCGAGCAGCTCGCCGGGCTCGAGGCGTGGGTAGAGCTCCTCGTAGCTCACCACCCGGTCGTCGGCGAGTCGTCGGCGCAGCATGTGCGGCTCGAGCTGGTCGAACGAGGTCAGCCCCATCGATGCGATCACCTGGGTCGCCTGGTCGACCACCGCGCGCTGGTAGTTGCGCACGCGCTCGGCCTTGCTCGGCACGTCGAGAGCCCGCATGCGCTTCGGATCCTGCGTCGTGACACCGACCGGACAGTGGTTGGTGTGGCACTTCTGTGCCTGGATGCAGCCGACAGCCATCATCATCGCGCGTGCGGAGTTGGTGTAGTCGGCGCCCTGGACGATGCGCTTGACGATGTCGACGCCGTTCGTGACCTTCCCACTGGCACCGATGCGAACCTTGTCGCGGAGCCCGGCGCCCACCAGGGCATCGTGGACGGTCATCAGACCTTCGGTGAGCGACATGCCCACGTGGTCCTCGTACTCGAGAGGTGCGGCGCCCGTGCCGCCTTCTGCACCGTCCACGATGATGAAGTCCGGCTGGATGTCTTCCTCGAGCATGGCCTTGCAGATGGCCAGGAAGTCGGTGCGCGACCCGACGCACAGCTTGAAGCCCACGGGGCGGGCGTCCGTGAGCTCGCGCATCCGCGCGACGAAGTGGAGCAGCTCGCGAGGCGTCGTGAAGGCGGTGTGGAACGGCGGCGACACGCACTTCTCCCCAACGGGCACACCGCGGGCCTCGGCGATCTCGGCCGTGACCTTCGCACCGGGCAGAACCCCACCGATGCCGGGCTTGGCGCCCTGGCTCAGCTTGATGCTGGTCATCTTGACCTGCGGGTCGGCCGCGGTCTCGGCGAACTTCGACGCGTCGAAGCGCCCGCCCTGCGTGCGGCAACCGAAGTAGCCTGAGCCGATCTCCCAGACGAGGTCACCGCCATTGCGGTGGTACTTGCTGAGCCCGCCCTCGCCGGTCTCGTGGGCGAACCCGCCCATGGCTGCGCCCCTGTTGAGGGCCTCGATGGCGTTGGCGCTGAGCGCGCCGAAGCTCATCGAGGAGACATTCATCAGCGCGACGTCGTACGGCTGGGCGCACGCCGCGCCCCCGATGCGCACCCGTGGCGGAGAGCTCATCACCTCCGCCGGGCCAACCGAGTGGACGAGGTACTCGTAGCCGACCTGGTAGACGTCCCGCTCGGTTCCGAACGGCTGCTCCTCCTTGATGCCCTTGGCGCGTTGGTAGATCGACGACCTCGTGTCCCGGTCGAAGGGCCTGCCGTCGTAGTTGCGCTCGATGAAGTACTGCTGGAGCTCAGGACGCATGTCCTCCATCAGGAAGCGCATGTGCCCCAGTACCGGGTAGTTGCGCAAGATGGAGTGACGGCGCTGGGCGACGTCGTGGACCGCCACGACCAGCAGACCCAGAGCGCCCACAGCGAGGACCCACCACGCCATGCCTCCGATGACGCCGGCGATGGTGGTCAGGACTGCCACCGCCGTCAGCAACCCGATCACGAAGAACCGCAGCAACGGCTACCTCCTGACGACTCTGTCCACCAGCTCGGAATGACGAGGCTCCGCGGCGCGATGGACGTCGCCGCCGCGTTCCACACTGCCACGGCGGCCCAGGGGGCGACCGCCTCCCTAGGGGCGACCACCCACGGGTCGCAGGTGAGATCACCTCGAGGTCTGACCAGGAAGCTCGAGCAGCCAGCTCGTCCGCGTCCTCGTCCGACGTACGAGGTGTCATGATGGTCGGCATGCGGCCGGACCTCGCGCCCCTGCGCAGGCACTGGCACCGGTGGCGGAGCACAGCGGCGTGCGTCGGGGTGTCCCTCATCTCCACGACAGGACTGGTCTGGCTCGGCAGCCGAAGCCAGCAGACCCGACTGGGCCAGTCGCTCGACCAGGCCGGGATGGACGTGGTCGTCGGCGACGAGGCCACCACGCGTGGGCTGGTGGGCGTGCTGGGCTACGTCTCGTTGGGCTCGATCGCCGTTGCCGTGCTGCTGCTGGTCGGTGTGGCAACGGTCCGCCAGCGGTATGCCGCTGCTGGCGCGGCCGTGGCGCTGGTCGTGGGCGCCAACCTCACGACCCAGGCGATCAAGGCGCTGTCGGACCGTGCGGACTTCGGCTACCTGACGGTCGAAAGCTTCCCGAGCGGTCATGCGACCGTCGTCGCCTCGCTGGTCCTCGCGGCCTTGCTCGTGGCGCCGGACGCGTCTCGCACGACGGTCTCCCTCGTCGGTTTAGCCGCCATCACGGTCACCGCTGCCGCCATGCTCGTGGCGAGCTGG
This genomic interval carries:
- a CDS encoding MBL fold metallo-hydrolase, which encodes MDTLTFIGTATTIIKLGSFTLLTDPNFLHRGQRAYLGKGLWSRRLTEPSMQPADLPLLDAIVLVHLHGDHFDRVARAGLGRDQPVFTTPNAARRLRTWNFAAHGLQTMQQETLTRGDETLTIEALPGLHARGVMGALLPPVMGSLLTRRRDGVQRTVYLSGDTLTGSHISDIHARHREIDVTVMHLGGTRVLSTP
- a CDS encoding DUF2254 family protein gives rise to the protein MLSTIVTSLVTLITLVLTAITVAVQLAMAQFSPRIVGALLRDRWSQPTHGLFAATLVYASLATPQIDDVAAGGDGYMPGPTMLIAYLLMLVSIVALVLYVHHAGQTLRVAGLIDLVGDHLHEEPAEEVDALDIVHRHGVERTRVPPRCITVTSISRCRAWMSLMWLPVSVSPLR
- a CDS encoding thiamine pyrophosphate-dependent enzyme — encoded protein: MTTVAELIIEALAEEGVSSVWGVVGDALNPVTDAIRREDRIEWVGVRHEEAAAFAASAQAQLTDELAVCMGTVGPGAIHLLNGLYDAKKSHAPVLAIVGQVPREDIGTDFFQEVDNDALFADVSVWCRTLTDVAQMPHLLEEAVNTALSERGVAVLSIPGDVGGLDLPSSTAVPRFVRPAPPAAADPDLVGEAARALDQADRVTLLVGQGARHARSEVLALAERLHAPMVLSLKAKDGFEDANPYEVGQSGLIGNPATAEAFAACDALFMIGTDFPYREFLPQGKVVIQLDVRSTHVGRRTPVDHALVGDSALTLQALLPLVAEKESTKHLDAARTVYEEWGKAQARLADPSHDKKLLGRLRGKVDNPEGRVRPEQLAAAVERHAADDAVFTTDTGMSTVWLSRFVRMTGGRRLLGSYNLGSMANAMPQALGVQSLDRRRQVISFSGDGGLTMLLGDLITAVTHDLPVKIIVFDNGRLGMVKLEMEQVGLAEFGTVLHNPDLAQVARALGLHGVRVTDPADVDDAVREALAHPGPVLLDVLTNPDEVAVPGKPTLAQGWGFAIAKTKEFIVSPE
- a CDS encoding FMN-binding glutamate synthase family protein; translated protein: MLRFFVIGLLTAVAVLTTIAGVIGGMAWWVLAVGALGLLVVAVHDVAQRRHSILRNYPVLGHMRFLMEDMRPELQQYFIERNYDGRPFDRDTRSSIYQRAKGIKEEQPFGTERDVYQVGYEYLVHSVGPAEVMSSPPRVRIGGAACAQPYDVALMNVSSMSFGALSANAIEALNRGAAMGGFAHETGEGGLSKYHRNGGDLVWEIGSGYFGCRTQGGRFDASKFAETAADPQVKMTSIKLSQGAKPGIGGVLPGAKVTAEIAEARGVPVGEKCVSPPFHTAFTTPRELLHFVARMRELTDARPVGFKLCVGSRTDFLAICKAMLEEDIQPDFIIVDGAEGGTGAAPLEYEDHVGMSLTEGLMTVHDALVGAGLRDKVRIGASGKVTNGVDIVKRIVQGADYTNSARAMMMAVGCIQAQKCHTNHCPVGVTTQDPKRMRALDVPSKAERVRNYQRAVVDQATQVIASMGLTSFDQLEPHMLRRRLADDRVVSYEELYPRLEPGELLADPPPTWARDWSAADPDRFVP
- a CDS encoding phosphatase PAP2 family protein, producing MDVVVGDEATTRGLVGVLGYVSLGSIAVAVLLLVGVATVRQRYAAAGAAVALVVGANLTTQAIKALSDRADFGYLTVESFPSGHATVVASLVLAALLVAPDASRTTVSLVGLAAITVTAAAMLVASWHRPADIIGSLLVSLAWGTAVLAVWGALRGGMPGVESARPHRIFATTGVVLASAGLVAAGVRPDGGWDGFLDAGVVLAGIGLASALAVTTYAQLAGPVTAAADVGAVGGRTVPEA